From one Eptesicus fuscus isolate TK198812 chromosome 21, DD_ASM_mEF_20220401, whole genome shotgun sequence genomic stretch:
- the RABAC1 gene encoding prenylated Rab acceptor protein 1 yields MAAEKDQQKDAEAEGLSATTLLPKLIPSGVGREWLERHRAAIRPWGAFVDQRCFSRPRNLGELCQRLVRNVEYYQSNYVFVFLGLIVYCVVTSPMLLVALAVFFGACYILYLRTLQSKLVLFGREVSPAHQYAMAGAVSFPFFWLAGAGSAVFWVLGATLVVIGSHAAFHQIEAVDGEELQMEPV; encoded by the exons ATGGCAGCCGAGAAGGACCAGCAGAAGGATGCCGAGGCAGAAGGGCTGAGCGCCAC gaCTCTGCTGCCGAAACTGATCCCCTCCGGCGTGGGCCGTGAGTGGCTGGAGCGGCACCGCGCCGCCATCCGGCCCTGGGGTGCCTTCGTGGACCAGCGGTGCTTCTCGCGGCCCCGCAACCTGGGCGAGCTGTGCCAGCGCCTCGTACGAAACGTGGAGTACTACCAGAGCAACTACGTGTTCGTGTTCCTGGGCCTCATCGTGTACTGCGT ggTTACATCTCCCATGCTGCTGGTGGCCCTGGCCGTCTTCTTTGGTGCCTGTTACATCCTCTATCTGCGCACACTGCAGTCCAAGCTTGTACTTTTCG GCCGAGAGGTGAGCCCCGCCCATCAGTATGCTATGGCGGGAGCcgtctccttccccttcttctggCTGGCTGGCGCAGGTTCAGCCGTCTTCTGGGTTCTGG GAGCCACCCTTGTGGTCATTGGCTCCCACGCCGCCTTCCACCAGATCGAGGCCGTGGACGGGGAAGAGCTGCAGATGGAGCCAGTGTGA